From a single Brassica napus cultivar Da-Ae chromosome C9, Da-Ae, whole genome shotgun sequence genomic region:
- the LOC106430990 gene encoding uncharacterized protein LOC106430990 — translation MDAAEVKSGDYPPRLYPERSSNLDGKVINHNFHPGHFPHVRETIRLDVWEELVNSPIGVVARLAKRESMWSGRTVHYLLCRQLRVINKEIWCLMADEAIRFSLLEFGKITKLNTDGGSYTISGMKDALLFWAYESVTCFGESFGRVSNNEDVPLLRWGGKRTRASFDKLLSAEIKKHGKVRVRRMVLKDSIEEMFPIWPGEDDDPQLVRLITNIHSGRFVKGLWEVQGNAKGKGNAKGKGNEKKRMKGGVSSEAEPPTKKQKKVKTQNESEADAAGKGSSEKEGSKELELENKATLTTIVSTLDIISRKFDQVDSRLEAYELDRNRPLMDQKTIDDRVNALLEERLKDLGIGKILENHDNPSPQLSDNSLSMASPVVRTHQKSVNSPALVAATTGKEFGPKKNLAKELEKESGVKRTLDEEFGSVDKATDMRPLDFVVVSPAKATKDDKATKDDKAAKDPAYGRGYRRKRIVKGEEADEKKKAAQADVAFKRKEKAEAKKKAKKQEAELKKQKQAGSKYKKVTPPRDGVTRCKVQPDVEDSSLADITDEVVAEQNEFAPESDVENSEVVRSAIIKDYREKNVRLTPKGLSMTAVSSSLVFPNVGHDGTMCMRKNVTPSSAIYDPLAPVDPALLEKLMQHIKAIHPNHQQRPFKMKPTMFMFKGNGYEDMINGRIPDHCQTNLKWYEDVDHLYGCLQTGRNHWVAYHVDLKKEKIDCYDPIFGEVTLESEQRILNSFKPLTHMIPAMLSAHIPTNIRPISRKKFSFRRRSKRYTPQNTQVGDCGVYSLKFVECLALGVTFDGINDQNIQGLRMKMAANILAEEGNVVTDQMMAN, via the exons atggatgcTGCTGAAGTTAAATCAGGGGATTACCCACCAAGACTTTACCCTGAAAGGTCTTCTAACCTAGATGGTAAAGTTATTAATCACAATTTCCATCCAGGGCATTTCCCCCACGTTAGAGAAACAATAAGACTTGATGTGTGGGAAGAACTGGTGAACTCTCCCATTGGAGTAGTTGCTAGGCTAGCTAAACGCGAAAGCATGTGGTCTGGTAGGACCGTGCACTATCTACTGTGTAGACAGCTGCGAGTTATAAACAAGGAGATATGGTGTCTCATGGCTGATGAGGCTATAAGGTTTAGCTTGCTCGAGTTTGGTAAGATCACTAAGCTAAACACAG ATGGAGGTTCATACACAATAAGCGGCATGAAGGACGCGTTATTGTTTTGGGCTTATGAATCCGTCACATGCTTCGGTGAGAGTTTTGGGAGAGTGAGCAATAACGAAGACGTTCCGCTTTTGCGATGGGGTGGAAAGCGTACACGTGCAAGCTTTGATAAATTGTTGTCTGCCGAAATCAAAAAGCATGGCAAA GTGCGTGTGAGGAGAATGGTTTTGAAGGACTCAATTGAAGAGATGTTTCCTATTTGGCCGGGTGAAGATGATGACCCACAACTCGTTAGGTTGATAACAAACATACATTCAGGTAGATTTGTGAAAGGTTTGTGGGAAGTGCAGGGGAATGCAAAGGGGAAGGGGAATGCAAAGGGGAAGGGgaatgagaagaagagaatgaagGGTGGAGTTTCGTCAGAAGCTGAGCCACCCActaagaagcagaagaaagttAAGACACAGAATGAGTCTGAAgctgatgcagcgggaaagggTTCTAGCGAGAAGGAAGGCAGCAAAGAGTTGGAGTTGGAGAACAAAGCGACTCTAACGACCATTGTGAGTACTCTGGATATTATTTCCAGAAAATTTGATCAGGTTGACTCACGGTTGGAAGCTTACGAGTTAGACCGGAACAGACCATTGATGGACCAAAAGACCATTGATGACAGGGTGAATGCTTTACTGGAGGAGCGTCTAAAAGATCTGGGGATTGGGAAAATTCTCGAAAACCATGATAACCCCTCTCCACAATTATCAGATAACTCTTTATCGATGGCATCACCGGTGGTTCGAACGCATCAGAAGTCTGTTAATAGTCCAGCGTTAGTAGCTGCGACTACTGGTAAGGAGTTTGGACCGAAAAAGAATTTGGCCAAAGAGCTTGAAAAGGAATCAGGGGTGAAAAGGACTTTGGATGAGGAGTTTGGTAGTGTCGATAAAGCTACTGATATGCGGCCTCTTGATTTCGTAGTAGTTTCTCCTGCAAAGGCTACTAAGGATGATAAGGCCACTAAGGATGATAAGGCTGCTAAGGATCCAGCCTATGGACGCGGCTATAGGCGCAAGCGTATTGTTAAGGGTGAGGAAGCCgatgaaaagaaaaaagcaGCGCAGGCAGATGTTGCGTttaagaggaaggagaaggctGAGGCTAAGAAAAAAGCT aagaaacaagaggctgagctaaagaagcaaaaacaggCTGGGTCAAAGTACAAAAAGGTGACTCCGCCGCGTGACGGTGTAACAAGATGCAAGGTACAACCTGATGTAGAGGACAGTTCATTGGCTGATATAACTGACGAAGTTGTTGCAGAACAGAACGAATTCGCGCCGGAGTCTGATGTCGAGAATTCTGAAGTGGTTAGATCTGCTATAATTAAGGACTACCGGGAGAAAAATGTTCGGTTAACTCCAAAAGGGTTGTCAATGACGGCAGTTTCTTCATCATTAGTTTTTCCGAATGTAGGACATGATGGAACGATGTGCATGAGGAAGAATGTTACTCCTTCATCAGCAATATATGACCCTCTAGCACCTGTTGATCCGGCGCTATTGGAGAAACTTATGCAGCACATCAAGGCAATTCACCCAAACCACCAGCAGCGCCCG TTCAAGATGAAACCCACAATGTTCATGTTCAAAGGCAATGGTTATGAAGATATGATAAATGGTAGGATTCCCGATCATTGTCAAACAAACTTGAAGTGGTATGAAGATGTGGATCACTTGTACGGATGTCTTCAAACCGGCAGAAATCACTGGGTTGCGTATCACGTGgatctgaagaaggagaagattgaTTGCTACGATCCAATCTTTGGAGAGGTAACACTCGAAAGTGAGCAGAGAATTCTGAATTCATTTAAACCGCTGACGCACATGATTCCCGCTATGTTGAGTGCACATATTCCTACCAATATCCGACCCATTAGCAGGAAGAAGTTCTCATTCAGAAGGAGAAGCAAAAGATACACTCCACAAAACACCCAGGTTGGCGATTGTGGGGTGTATTCGTTGAAGTTTGTGGAGTGTCTAGCGCTTGGTGTAACGTTTGATGGGATAAACGATCAAAATATTCAAGGTTTACGGATGAAGATGGCAGCAAATATCCTCGCTGAAGAAGGAAATGTTGTGACGGACCAAATGATGGCTAATTGA